Proteins encoded within one genomic window of Prauserella marina:
- a CDS encoding MDR family MFS transporter, giving the protein MSTAVSAGPAFTKRQIGAIFTSLMLAMFMASLDQTIVSTAMPTIVGELQGIEHQAWMITAYLLAVTVAMPLYGKLGDLIGRKNLFVSAIAIFLVGSLLCALAGSMTMLIFARGVQGLGGGGLMILAQAIIADVVPARERGKYMGLFGAVFGLSSVGGPLLGGFFTDHLDWRWCFWVNLPLGAIALIVAIVTLKLPKSDVGKPKIDYVGSAFMAIAVTCLILVTSWGGKDYAWTSPVILWLSVAFVVSTVLFVYVENKVAEPIVPLRLFKDSVFALSTVASVIVGFAMLGAAAFLPTFLQMVSGENATNSGLLMLPMMGGLLITTIVSGQLITKTGKYKIYPIAGSAIAFAGMLLLATMTAETPVWQSGLYMFVLGAGIGSMMQVFVLVVQNAVPSKDVGTATSTNNFFREIGASIGTAVFGSIFVARLTERLGDMPEELRTGAGELGQVDPNAITPQFVHSLPEGLRNFFVDSYADSLTPTFLYLAPLFLASLVICLFIKERPLATETSHGGSASDDAAEEVPVRT; this is encoded by the coding sequence TTGTCCACAGCCGTTTCAGCCGGTCCTGCCTTCACGAAGAGACAGATCGGCGCCATCTTCACCTCGCTCATGCTGGCGATGTTCATGGCTTCGCTCGACCAGACGATCGTGTCGACGGCGATGCCGACGATCGTCGGTGAACTGCAAGGAATCGAGCATCAGGCGTGGATGATCACCGCCTACCTGCTCGCCGTGACGGTCGCGATGCCGTTGTACGGCAAGCTCGGCGATCTCATCGGCCGTAAGAACCTGTTCGTATCGGCCATCGCCATCTTCCTCGTCGGCTCGCTGCTGTGCGCGCTGGCGGGAAGCATGACGATGCTGATCTTCGCGAGAGGCGTGCAGGGGCTCGGCGGCGGCGGGCTGATGATTCTGGCGCAGGCGATCATCGCCGACGTCGTACCCGCCCGCGAGCGTGGCAAGTACATGGGTCTTTTCGGGGCGGTGTTCGGTCTTTCCTCGGTCGGCGGCCCGCTGCTCGGTGGTTTCTTCACCGATCACCTCGACTGGCGCTGGTGCTTCTGGGTCAACCTTCCGCTCGGCGCCATCGCGCTCATCGTCGCCATCGTGACCCTGAAACTGCCGAAGTCCGATGTGGGCAAACCGAAGATCGACTACGTCGGCTCCGCGTTCATGGCCATCGCGGTGACCTGTCTCATTCTCGTGACGAGCTGGGGCGGCAAGGACTACGCGTGGACCTCGCCGGTGATCCTGTGGCTCAGCGTCGCTTTCGTGGTCTCGACAGTGCTGTTCGTCTACGTCGAGAACAAGGTCGCCGAGCCCATCGTCCCGCTGCGACTGTTCAAGGACTCCGTCTTCGCGCTGTCCACGGTGGCCAGTGTCATCGTGGGTTTCGCGATGCTCGGCGCCGCCGCGTTCCTTCCGACGTTCCTGCAAATGGTCAGCGGCGAGAACGCCACGAACTCCGGACTGCTGATGCTGCCGATGATGGGCGGCCTGCTGATCACGACGATCGTGTCCGGCCAGCTCATCACCAAGACCGGCAAGTACAAGATCTATCCGATCGCGGGCAGCGCGATCGCCTTCGCCGGAATGTTGTTGCTCGCCACCATGACCGCCGAGACCCCGGTGTGGCAGTCGGGTCTGTACATGTTCGTACTCGGCGCGGGCATCGGCTCGATGATGCAGGTCTTCGTGCTGGTCGTGCAGAACGCCGTCCCTTCGAAGGACGTCGGTACCGCGACCTCGACCAACAACTTCTTCCGCGAGATCGGTGCCTCGATCGGCACCGCCGTGTTCGGGTCGATCTTCGTCGCGAGGCTGACCGAGCGGCTGGGGGACATGCCGGAAGAGCTGCGGACGGGTGCGGGTGAACTGGGGCAGGTCGATCCGAACGCGATCACCCCGCAGTTCGTGCACAGTCTCCCCGAGGGGCTGCGGAACTTCTTCGTCGATTCCTACGCCGACTCGCTGACCCCGACTTTTCTCTACCTAGCCCCGCTTTTCCTCGCCTCGCTGGTGATCTGCCTGTTCATCAAGGAACGTCCACTCGCGACGGAAACGAGCCACGGTGGCTCGGCTAGCGACGACGCAGCCGAAGAAGTTCCCGTCCGGACATGA
- a CDS encoding PP2C family serine/threonine-protein phosphatase, translating to MTDEAAGSIQQVVACPHCAEPVGAADRFCQDCGGSLLVCRTPLGGPEGRVSSTDCVACGSAQLDPDGFCADCGRAQPSGRDRMEYDLGFVAGVSDRGTRRSRNEDSMAFAVVNTPDRQEAVVAVVCDGVATSERADSASQAAADAALTALVEGVLDGIGDEAATSAGVSAASEAVAALARPDAPGIAPSCTYVSVVVADGTATVGWVGDSRAYWLGKPSSPLTADDTVAAELMAEGMSEVEAYSVSQAHALSRWIGADAATAAPRLATITPAEPGYLLLCSDGLWNYVPEAGTLHDLVNTAVSSFERGAEERTAGTAPMTAAVELTRLAIELGGNDNITVVVVPFPPTGGCSSPPTKPR from the coding sequence ATGACCGACGAAGCAGCAGGCAGCATCCAGCAGGTCGTGGCCTGCCCGCATTGCGCGGAACCGGTGGGCGCCGCCGACCGGTTCTGCCAGGACTGCGGCGGCAGCCTGCTCGTGTGCCGTACCCCGCTCGGCGGGCCGGAAGGGCGGGTCAGCTCCACCGATTGCGTCGCCTGCGGCAGTGCCCAGCTCGATCCGGACGGATTCTGCGCCGACTGCGGAAGGGCGCAGCCTTCGGGAAGAGACCGCATGGAATACGACCTCGGCTTCGTCGCGGGCGTCAGCGACAGGGGAACGCGCAGGAGCCGCAACGAGGACTCGATGGCCTTCGCCGTCGTGAACACCCCTGATCGCCAGGAAGCCGTCGTCGCCGTCGTCTGCGACGGGGTGGCCACGTCGGAACGAGCCGACAGCGCGTCACAGGCCGCCGCCGACGCCGCGCTGACCGCCCTCGTCGAAGGTGTCCTCGACGGCATCGGCGACGAGGCGGCGACCTCGGCAGGCGTGAGCGCGGCGAGTGAGGCCGTCGCCGCGCTCGCGAGACCTGACGCGCCGGGCATCGCGCCGTCCTGTACCTACGTTTCCGTCGTCGTTGCCGACGGCACCGCGACCGTCGGCTGGGTCGGGGACAGCAGGGCCTACTGGCTCGGCAAGCCCTCCAGTCCGCTCACCGCCGACGACACCGTCGCGGCCGAGTTGATGGCGGAGGGCATGAGTGAGGTGGAGGCGTACTCGGTCTCGCAGGCGCACGCGCTGTCCCGCTGGATCGGCGCCGACGCGGCGACGGCCGCGCCGAGACTGGCCACCATCACCCCGGCTGAACCCGGCTACCTGCTGTTGTGCAGCGATGGGCTGTGGAACTACGTTCCGGAAGCGGGAACACTGCACGACCTCGTGAACACGGCCGTTTCGTCCTTCGAGCGCGGAGCGGAAGAGCGCACGGCGGGTACCGCGCCGATGACCGCGGCCGTCGAGCTGACGAGGCTGGCCATCGAACTCGGTGGCAACGACAACATCACCGTCGTCGTCGTTCCCTTCCCGCCCACCGGTGGGTGCTCCAGCCCGCCAACGAAGCCACGCTGA
- a CDS encoding SDR family NAD(P)-dependent oxidoreductase: MTTNGLLENKTALVYGGAGSIGSAMARAFAEEGAHVFLAGRTLSTLDVVADDIRAKGGEATSAVVDALDEQSVRSFVDGVADQQGRVDISVNVIDIGDVQRPIDDLSAEEFLQPIVTATRTQFLTASAAVKHMRRQGSGVIIMFGGSGGNPMTGIGGLTVALDAVEGFRRQFSVEFGGAGIRVVTLKTGGIAESLPADFPGRDELEQSLEDMTMLRRTATFADVGNTAAFVASDKAATMTAATVNISCGALVD; the protein is encoded by the coding sequence ATGACCACGAATGGCTTACTGGAGAACAAAACGGCGCTCGTCTATGGTGGAGCGGGCTCGATCGGCAGCGCCATGGCGCGCGCGTTCGCGGAGGAAGGCGCCCACGTCTTCCTCGCCGGGAGGACACTGTCCACTCTGGACGTCGTCGCCGACGACATTCGCGCCAAGGGCGGCGAGGCGACCAGTGCCGTCGTCGACGCGCTCGACGAGCAGTCGGTGCGGTCCTTCGTGGACGGTGTGGCCGACCAACAGGGGCGCGTGGACATCTCGGTGAACGTCATCGACATCGGCGACGTGCAGCGGCCGATCGACGATCTGAGCGCCGAGGAATTCCTGCAACCGATCGTCACCGCGACGCGGACACAGTTCCTGACCGCGAGCGCGGCGGTCAAGCACATGCGCAGGCAGGGATCGGGCGTCATCATCATGTTCGGCGGCTCGGGCGGCAATCCCATGACCGGTATCGGAGGACTCACGGTCGCACTCGACGCCGTCGAGGGATTCCGGCGACAGTTCTCGGTCGAGTTCGGCGGCGCCGGGATCCGGGTCGTCACGCTCAAAACCGGTGGTATCGCCGAATCGCTGCCCGCCGACTTCCCCGGAAGAGACGAACTCGAACAGAGCCTGGAGGACATGACGATGCTCCGGCGCACCGCGACGTTCGCCGACGTCGGCAATACCGCGGCGTTCGTCGCCTCCGACAAGGCGGCCACCATGACGGCGGCGACGGTCAACATCTCCTGCGGAGCACTCGTCGACTGA
- a CDS encoding sulfite exporter TauE/SafE family protein gives MRPRENATLAGVGVTGGVMGALLGGGTGSVTVPALDRLTSLGRVTIHGTSTIANISVAAVGATVYAARGGAVDLGTGIPLMAGGIAGAVFGAKLVLHIPERALRVLFAAVLLASGGKLLLDALGVGLASGSAVLPDGLRDNPAVVIPFTVALGMLVGAWSSAMGLGGGMLTVPALVLLFGVDLHTAVGTSLVVMLPNSIAGALAHLRQRTASVPVGLRVGGGAAIGAVGGAFLSLALDERVLGLLLGTYLLLMSGRELLRLRRR, from the coding sequence GTGAGGCCCCGCGAGAACGCCACCCTCGCCGGCGTCGGCGTTACGGGCGGTGTCATGGGCGCGCTGCTCGGCGGAGGCACCGGTTCGGTCACCGTGCCCGCGCTGGACCGGCTGACCTCACTGGGCAGGGTCACCATCCACGGCACGTCGACCATCGCCAACATCTCGGTCGCCGCCGTCGGCGCGACCGTCTATGCCGCGCGAGGCGGCGCTGTCGATCTCGGGACGGGGATCCCGTTGATGGCGGGCGGAATCGCGGGCGCGGTGTTCGGGGCGAAGCTCGTGCTGCACATTCCCGAACGCGCGCTGCGGGTGCTCTTCGCCGCCGTACTGCTCGCCTCGGGCGGCAAGCTGCTGCTCGACGCTCTCGGCGTCGGGCTCGCCTCCGGCTCCGCCGTCCTTCCCGACGGGCTTCGTGACAACCCCGCCGTCGTCATCCCGTTCACGGTCGCGCTGGGGATGCTCGTCGGGGCCTGGTCGTCGGCGATGGGTCTCGGCGGCGGCATGCTCACCGTTCCCGCACTGGTCCTGCTCTTCGGCGTCGACCTGCACACCGCCGTCGGAACCTCGCTCGTGGTGATGCTGCCCAATTCCATTGCTGGTGCGCTGGCGCACCTGCGGCAGCGCACCGCCTCCGTGCCGGTGGGGCTACGGGTCGGCGGTGGCGCGGCCATCGGTGCCGTCGGGGGCGCGTTCCTCTCACTGGCCCTCGACGAGCGCGTTCTCGGGCTATTGCTGGGAACCTACTTGTTGCTCATGTCCGGACGGGAACTTCTTCGGCTGCGTCGTCGCTAG
- a CDS encoding SRPBCC domain-containing protein, protein MANDLGTTHYTTPSDTEVVMARTVGAPRPLVWDVWTNPEHVPHWLTGPDGWLMPVCEIDLRPGGSWRYVWHNPETGGELEVHGAYREVSPPERFVTTESWGPEWPETVNVYEFAEQHGTTAITITAHYPTKAARDAAIATGMADGMAMSYNRLADYLKELR, encoded by the coding sequence GTCGTCATGGCCAGAACGGTGGGCGCTCCGCGCCCGCTGGTCTGGGACGTCTGGACCAATCCGGAACACGTACCGCACTGGCTGACCGGGCCGGACGGCTGGCTCATGCCGGTCTGCGAGATCGATCTGCGTCCCGGCGGTTCGTGGCGCTATGTCTGGCACAACCCCGAAACCGGCGGAGAACTCGAAGTGCACGGCGCCTACCGGGAGGTGTCCCCGCCGGAACGATTCGTGACCACCGAATCGTGGGGTCCTGAATGGCCGGAGACCGTCAACGTCTACGAGTTCGCCGAACAACACGGCACGACCGCGATCACGATCACCGCGCACTACCCGACGAAGGCGGCGAGGGACGCCGCCATCGCGACCGGCATGGCCGACGGAATGGCCATGTCCTACAACCGCCTCGCCGACTACCTGAAGGAGCTGCGATGA
- a CDS encoding bile acid:sodium symporter family protein, with protein MPQNHGVLRTTADFAGRWFALLVLVAGAAALFVPEQAAVVTDYVPLLLGIIMFGMGLTLRAADFALVLRRPHLVLLGLTAQFLIMPLTAWGISSLLGLSGALLIGMVLVGSAPGGTASNVIVYLGRGDVALSVTLTSIATLLAPVLTPLLVLWLAGSGLPVGFGDLFFSIVQVVLIPVVAGLLVRAVASRFVERVLPYLPLVSVVGIMAVVFGVIGSNADAVTTSGAVLVLAVILHNGAGLLLGYAAAAAFRVDVRARRAISIEVGMQNSGLAASLATAHFAPLAALPAALFSVWHNVSGALLATYWARTTPRNDELADR; from the coding sequence ATGCCGCAGAACCACGGCGTACTCAGGACGACCGCCGACTTCGCGGGCCGCTGGTTCGCCCTGCTCGTCCTCGTCGCCGGCGCGGCCGCCCTGTTCGTCCCCGAGCAGGCCGCGGTCGTGACCGACTACGTTCCGCTGCTGCTCGGCATCATCATGTTCGGCATGGGGCTGACCCTGCGGGCCGCCGACTTCGCGCTCGTTCTGCGCCGGCCGCACCTCGTGCTGCTCGGGCTCACGGCGCAGTTCCTGATCATGCCGCTGACCGCGTGGGGAATCAGTTCGCTGCTCGGGCTGTCCGGAGCGCTGCTGATCGGCATGGTGCTGGTCGGCTCCGCCCCCGGCGGAACGGCCTCCAACGTCATCGTCTACCTCGGCAGGGGCGACGTGGCCCTCTCGGTGACGCTGACCTCGATCGCGACCCTGCTCGCGCCCGTGCTGACCCCGCTGCTCGTGTTGTGGCTCGCCGGTTCCGGACTTCCCGTCGGGTTCGGCGACCTGTTCTTCTCAATCGTTCAGGTCGTGCTGATCCCCGTCGTGGCGGGTCTGCTCGTCCGCGCCGTCGCGAGCCGGTTCGTGGAACGCGTCCTGCCCTACCTTCCGCTGGTCTCGGTGGTCGGCATCATGGCGGTGGTGTTCGGGGTCATCGGCTCCAACGCCGACGCGGTCACCACGAGCGGCGCCGTGCTGGTGCTCGCCGTCATCCTGCACAACGGAGCCGGTCTGCTGCTCGGCTACGCGGCGGCAGCGGCCTTCCGCGTCGACGTGCGCGCGAGGCGAGCCATCAGCATCGAGGTCGGCATGCAGAACTCCGGCCTCGCCGCGAGTCTCGCCACCGCGCACTTCGCGCCGCTGGCCGCGCTGCCCGCGGCGTTGTTCTCGGTGTGGCACAACGTGTCCGGCGCGCTGCTGGCGACGTACTGGGCACGCACGACACCACGGAACGACGAACTGGCCGACCGGTGA